A region from the Pseudomonas sp. KU26590 genome encodes:
- the metH gene encoding methionine synthase — protein sequence MSDRSARLQALQQALQQRILILDGGMGTMIQSYRLEEEDYRGKRFADWPSDIKGNNDLLILTRPDVIGAIEKEYLDAGADILETNTFNATQVSQADYGMEALVYELNVEGARLARKVADAKTLETPDKPRFVAGVLGPTSRTCSLSPDVNNPGYRNVTFDELVENYTEATKGLIEGGADMILIETIFDTLNAKAAIFAVQGVFDELGFELPIMISGTITDASGRTLSGQTTEAFWNSVRHAKPISVGLNCALGASELRPYLEELSNKAETYVSAHPNAGLPNEFGEYDEAPAEMAKVVEEFAQSGFLNIVGGCCGTTPAHIKAIANAVAPYAPRPIPEIPKACRLSGLEPFTIDRSSLFVNVGERTNITGSARFARLIREDNYTEALEVALQQVEAGAQVIDINMDEGMLDSKKAMVTFLNLIAGEPDISRVPIMIDSSKWEVIEAGLKCIQGKGIVNSISMKEGVEQFIHHAKLCKRYGAAVVVMAFDEAGQADTEARKKEICKRSYDILVNEVGFPPEDIIFDPNIFAIATGIEEHNNYAVDFINACAYIRDELPYALTSGGVSNVSFSFRGNNPVREAIHSVFLLYAIRNGLTMGIVNAGQLEIYDQIPAELRDAVEDVVLNRTPEGTDAMLAIADKYKGDGSVKEAETEEWRGWEVNERLKHALVKGITTHIVEDTELSRQSFKRPIEVIEGPLMAGMNVVGDLFGSGKMFLPQVVKSARVMKQAVAHLIPFIEEEKGDKPEAKGKILMATVKGDVHDIGKNIVGVVLGCNGYDIVDLGVMVPAEKILQVAREQKCDIIGLSGLITPSLDEMVHVAREMQRQDFHLPLMIGGATTSKAHTAVKIEPKYSNDAVIYVTDASRAVGVATQLLSKELKAGFIEKTRAEYVEVRERTSARSARTERLSYGAAIAKKPQFDWAGYQPVKPTFTGVKVLEDIDLNVLVDYIDWTPFFISWDLAGKYPRILTDEVVGEAATSLFKDAQELLRKLIDEKLIRSRAVFGFWPANQVDHDDIQLLDDNGAPLAKLHHLRQQIIKTDGKPNFSLADFVAPQGSGVTDYVGGFITTAGIGAEEVSKAYQDQGDDYNAIMVKALADRLAEACAEWLHQQVRKEYWGYARDEQLGNDELIKEQYTGIRPAPGYPACPDHTEKGVLFELLDPAQGDGKPGVSGVFLTEHYAMFPAAAVSGWYFAHPQAQYFAVGKVDKDQVESYTARKHQELSVTERWLAPNLGYDE from the coding sequence ATGTCAGATCGCAGCGCGCGTCTTCAAGCACTCCAGCAGGCTCTTCAACAGCGAATCCTGATCCTCGATGGCGGCATGGGCACGATGATCCAGAGCTATCGGCTGGAGGAAGAAGACTACCGCGGCAAGCGTTTTGCCGACTGGCCGAGCGACATCAAGGGCAACAACGACCTGTTGATCCTGACCCGGCCCGACGTGATTGGCGCGATCGAAAAGGAGTACCTCGACGCCGGCGCCGACATTCTCGAAACCAACACCTTCAACGCCACCCAAGTGTCCCAGGCGGATTACGGCATGGAGGCGCTGGTCTACGAACTGAACGTGGAAGGCGCGCGCCTGGCACGTAAGGTCGCCGACGCCAAGACCCTGGAAACCCCCGACAAGCCGCGCTTTGTCGCCGGCGTGCTCGGCCCGACCAGCCGCACCTGCTCGCTGTCGCCGGACGTCAACAACCCTGGCTACCGCAACGTGACCTTCGACGAGCTGGTGGAGAACTACACCGAGGCCACCAAAGGCCTGATCGAAGGCGGTGCGGACATGATCCTCATCGAGACCATCTTCGATACCCTCAACGCCAAAGCAGCGATCTTTGCCGTTCAGGGCGTGTTCGACGAGCTGGGTTTTGAGCTGCCGATCATGATCTCCGGCACCATCACCGACGCCTCCGGCCGCACCCTCTCCGGCCAGACCACCGAAGCGTTCTGGAACTCCGTGCGCCACGCCAAGCCGATCTCCGTGGGCCTCAACTGTGCGCTGGGCGCCAGCGAGCTGCGGCCGTACCTGGAAGAGCTGTCGAACAAGGCCGAGACCTACGTGTCGGCGCACCCGAACGCCGGCCTGCCCAACGAATTCGGTGAATACGACGAAGCCCCGGCAGAGATGGCCAAAGTCGTCGAAGAGTTCGCACAAAGCGGCTTCCTGAACATCGTCGGCGGTTGCTGCGGCACCACGCCGGCGCACATCAAGGCCATCGCCAACGCCGTCGCCCCGTATGCGCCGCGCCCGATTCCGGAGATCCCGAAGGCCTGTCGCCTCTCGGGTCTGGAGCCGTTCACCATTGATCGCAGCTCGCTGTTCGTTAACGTCGGCGAGCGTACCAACATCACCGGGTCTGCCCGTTTCGCCCGCCTGATCCGTGAAGATAACTACACCGAAGCCCTGGAAGTCGCCCTGCAGCAGGTCGAAGCCGGCGCCCAGGTGATCGACATCAACATGGACGAGGGCATGCTGGACTCGAAGAAGGCCATGGTGACCTTCCTCAACCTGATTGCCGGCGAGCCTGACATCTCCCGCGTGCCGATCATGATCGACTCCTCGAAATGGGAAGTCATCGAAGCCGGCCTCAAATGCATCCAGGGCAAGGGCATCGTCAACTCGATCAGCATGAAAGAAGGCGTCGAGCAGTTCATTCATCACGCCAAGCTGTGCAAGCGCTACGGCGCGGCGGTGGTGGTGATGGCCTTCGACGAAGCGGGCCAGGCCGACACCGAGGCGCGCAAGAAGGAAATCTGCAAGCGCTCCTACGACATTCTGGTTAACGAAGTGGGCTTCCCGCCGGAAGACATCATTTTCGACCCGAACATCTTCGCCATCGCCACCGGCATCGAAGAGCACAACAACTACGCCGTCGACTTTATCAACGCCTGCGCCTACATCCGCGACGAGCTGCCGTACGCGTTGACCTCGGGCGGCGTGTCCAACGTGTCGTTCTCGTTCCGCGGCAACAACCCGGTGCGCGAGGCGATCCACTCGGTGTTCCTGCTGTACGCGATCCGCAACGGCCTGACCATGGGCATCGTCAACGCCGGTCAGCTGGAGATCTACGACCAGATCCCGGCCGAACTGCGTGACGCGGTAGAAGACGTGGTGCTCAACCGCACGCCGGAAGGCACTGACGCGATGCTGGCCATCGCCGACAAGTACAAGGGCGACGGCTCGGTCAAGGAAGCCGAAACCGAAGAGTGGCGTGGCTGGGAGGTCAACGAGCGCCTCAAGCACGCGCTGGTCAAGGGCATTACCACGCATATCGTCGAAGACACCGAGCTGTCGCGCCAATCGTTCAAGCGCCCGATCGAGGTCATCGAAGGCCCGCTGATGGCCGGCATGAACGTGGTCGGCGACCTGTTCGGCTCGGGCAAGATGTTCCTGCCGCAAGTCGTTAAATCCGCCCGCGTGATGAAACAGGCCGTGGCGCACCTGATTCCGTTCATTGAAGAAGAGAAAGGCGACAAACCCGAGGCCAAAGGCAAGATTCTCATGGCGACGGTCAAGGGCGACGTCCACGACATCGGCAAGAACATCGTCGGCGTGGTACTGGGCTGCAACGGTTACGACATCGTCGACCTTGGCGTGATGGTGCCGGCGGAGAAGATCCTGCAGGTCGCCCGCGAGCAGAAGTGCGACATCATCGGGCTGTCGGGCCTGATCACGCCGTCCCTGGACGAAATGGTTCACGTCGCCCGCGAGATGCAGCGTCAGGATTTCCACCTGCCGTTGATGATTGGCGGCGCAACCACCTCCAAAGCCCACACGGCGGTGAAGATCGAGCCCAAGTACAGCAACGACGCGGTGATCTACGTCACCGACGCCTCCCGCGCCGTGGGCGTGGCGACGCAATTGCTGTCCAAGGAGCTGAAAGCCGGCTTCATCGAGAAGACCCGCGCCGAGTACGTGGAAGTGCGTGAACGCACGTCCGCCCGCAGCGCCCGCACCGAGCGCCTGAGCTACGGCGCGGCCATCGCCAAGAAGCCGCAGTTCGACTGGGCCGGCTATCAGCCGGTGAAGCCGACCTTCACCGGGGTCAAGGTGCTGGAAGACATCGACCTGAATGTGCTGGTGGATTACATCGACTGGACGCCGTTCTTTATTTCCTGGGACCTGGCCGGCAAGTACCCGCGCATCCTCACCGACGAAGTGGTGGGTGAAGCGGCCACGTCGCTGTTCAAGGACGCCCAGGAGCTGCTGCGCAAACTGATCGACGAGAAACTGATCCGCAGCCGCGCCGTGTTCGGCTTCTGGCCGGCCAATCAGGTCGATCACGACGACATTCAATTGCTCGACGACAACGGCGCGCCACTGGCCAAGCTGCATCACCTGCGCCAGCAGATCATCAAGACCGACGGCAAGCCGAACTTCTCCCTGGCCGACTTCGTCGCGCCTCAGGGCAGCGGCGTCACCGACTACGTGGGCGGCTTCATCACCACCGCCGGCATTGGCGCCGAAGAGGTGTCCAAGGCGTATCAGGACCAGGGCGACGACTACAACGCGATCATGGTCAAGGCGTTGGCGGATCGGCTGGCCGAGGCCTGCGCCGAGTGGCTGCACCAGCAGGTGCGCAAAGAGTATTGGGGTTATGCCCGCGATGAGCAGTTGGGCAACGACGAATTGATCAAGGAGCAATACACCGGCATCCGCCCTGCCCCCGGCTACCCGGCCTGCCCGGACCACACCGAGAAAGGCGTGTTGTTCGAGCTGCTCGACCCGGCCCAGGGCGACGGCAAACCTGGGGTCAGCGGGGTATTCCTCACCGAGCACTACGCGATGTTCCCGGCGGCGGCGGTCAGCGGCTGGTATTTCGCTCACCCGCAGGCGCAGTACTTCGCCGTGGGCAAGGTCGACAAGGATCAGGTGGAAAGCTACACGGCGCGTAAGCACCAGGAGTTGAGCGTGACCGAGCGCTGGCTGGCGCCGAATCTGGGGTATGACGAGTAA
- a CDS encoding acyltransferase family protein yields the protein MLISVQALRALAAWAVVCHHFMQIFFDFHPSGPVGRFFTEKGAVGVDVFFVISGLVIYLSTVDKDIPAGRFMLNRVIRIVPAYWLYTLVMGLLVVVAQPLLPHQVVDWQSFVLSLLFIPSENPGGYGLYPTLNVGWTLNYEMLFYVLFSMVFLFQQRLRPLILAAALFAITDVLGRSGLVSRFYANDIVYEFLLGIFVGVMYRRGWISERLWLPLIAIGAALFAIDHLQPAPRIINWGLPSAVIVVACISLEPYLRNYRLLKVMGDCSYSVYLLHVLVLYAGWLVSERYGLNPYLVFAVCVPVIAMGAWLSYEWIEKGLYRRMKGWLDQRRANKEAALS from the coding sequence ATGTTGATTTCGGTTCAGGCCCTGCGGGCACTCGCCGCGTGGGCTGTGGTGTGTCACCACTTCATGCAGATTTTTTTCGACTTCCATCCGAGTGGGCCCGTCGGCCGTTTTTTCACTGAAAAAGGCGCCGTCGGCGTCGACGTTTTTTTCGTCATCAGCGGTCTGGTCATCTACTTGTCAACCGTGGACAAGGACATCCCCGCTGGCCGCTTCATGCTCAACCGTGTCATTCGCATCGTCCCGGCGTACTGGCTCTACACACTGGTGATGGGCCTGTTGGTCGTGGTCGCCCAGCCGCTGCTGCCCCACCAGGTCGTCGACTGGCAAAGCTTTGTGCTGTCGCTGTTGTTCATCCCTTCGGAAAACCCTGGCGGCTACGGCCTCTATCCCACCCTCAACGTGGGCTGGACGCTGAATTACGAGATGCTGTTCTACGTGCTGTTCTCGATGGTGTTCCTCTTTCAGCAGCGTCTGCGCCCGCTGATTCTTGCAGCGGCGCTGTTCGCGATTACCGACGTATTGGGTCGATCCGGGCTGGTCAGCCGGTTCTACGCCAATGACATCGTGTATGAATTCCTGCTCGGCATCTTCGTCGGCGTGATGTATCGCCGGGGCTGGATCAGCGAACGGCTGTGGCTGCCATTAATCGCGATCGGCGCTGCGCTGTTCGCCATCGACCACTTGCAACCGGCGCCGCGCATCATCAATTGGGGCCTGCCGAGTGCGGTGATCGTAGTGGCCTGCATCTCCCTCGAACCCTATCTGCGCAACTACCGCCTGCTCAAGGTCATGGGTGATTGCTCGTACTCGGTGTATTTGCTCCATGTGCTGGTGCTGTATGCGGGCTGGCTGGTGAGCGAGCGCTACGGCCTGAATCCGTATCTGGTGTTTGCCGTGTGTGTGCCGGTCATCGCGATGGGTGCGTGGCTCAGTTATGAGTGGATCGAGAAGGGCTTGTACCGGCGCATGAAAGGCTGGCTGGACCAGCGACGGGCGAACAAGGAGGCGGCGCTGTCCTGA
- the nfuA gene encoding Fe-S biogenesis protein NfuA yields MTAITITDAAHDYLADLLEKQNTPGIGIRVFITQPGTQYAETCIAYCKPGEEKPEDTAIGLKSFTAWIDAFSEAFLDDAVVDYATDRMGGQLTIKAPNAKVPMVKADSPINERINYYLQTEINPGLASHGGQVTLIEVVEEDEANVAILQFGGGCQGCGQADVTLKEGIERTLLERIPELTGVRDVTDHTQKENAYY; encoded by the coding sequence ATGACCGCTATTACGATTACTGATGCCGCCCACGATTACCTGGCCGATCTGCTGGAAAAGCAGAACACACCCGGCATCGGCATCCGCGTGTTTATTACCCAGCCTGGCACCCAGTACGCTGAAACCTGCATTGCCTATTGCAAGCCGGGCGAAGAGAAACCTGAAGACACGGCCATCGGCCTGAAAAGCTTCACCGCCTGGATCGACGCGTTCAGCGAAGCGTTTCTGGATGACGCCGTCGTCGATTACGCCACCGATCGCATGGGCGGCCAGTTGACCATCAAGGCGCCAAACGCCAAAGTCCCGATGGTCAAGGCTGACAGCCCGATCAACGAGCGCATCAATTACTACCTGCAAACCGAGATCAACCCGGGTCTTGCCAGCCACGGCGGCCAGGTGACCTTGATTGAGGTCGTCGAAGAAGATGAGGCGAATGTCGCCATTCTGCAGTTTGGCGGTGGTTGCCAGGGTTGCGGTCAGGCAGATGTGACGCTCAAGGAAGGCATCGAGCGCACGCTGCTGGAGCGCATTCCCGAGCTGACCGGTGTGCGTGACGTGACCGACCACACCCAGAAAGAAAACGCGTATTACTGA
- the cobM gene encoding precorrin-4 C(11)-methyltransferase: MTVFFIGAGPGDPDLITVKGQRLIRECPVIIYAGSLVPEAVLEGHQAVQVTNSASLHLEQIIELMKSAHAQGLDVARVHSGDPSLYGAIGEQIRCLRELQIPFEIIPGVTATAACAALLGTELTLPDISQSVILTRYADKTDMPAGEALGDLARHRATMAIHLGVNNLGKIIAELTPHYGADCPIAVVHRASWPDQDWVTGTLADIEEKVRIKGFRRTALILVGRVLGNDVFSESSLYRAGHAHLFRP, encoded by the coding sequence ATGACTGTTTTTTTCATCGGCGCCGGCCCTGGCGATCCGGACCTGATCACTGTCAAAGGCCAGCGGCTGATCCGCGAGTGCCCGGTGATCATTTACGCGGGCTCCCTGGTGCCTGAAGCAGTGCTGGAAGGTCATCAGGCGGTTCAGGTCACCAACAGCGCTTCGTTACACCTGGAGCAGATCATCGAGCTGATGAAATCCGCTCATGCACAGGGCCTGGATGTGGCGCGGGTGCATTCCGGCGATCCGAGCCTGTATGGCGCCATCGGCGAGCAGATCCGCTGCCTGCGCGAGTTACAGATCCCCTTCGAAATCATTCCCGGCGTCACCGCTACTGCTGCATGCGCCGCGTTACTGGGCACGGAGCTGACGCTGCCGGACATTTCCCAGAGCGTGATCCTGACCCGCTACGCCGACAAAACCGACATGCCCGCAGGTGAAGCGCTCGGCGATCTGGCGCGGCACAGGGCAACCATGGCGATTCATCTGGGGGTCAACAACCTCGGCAAGATCATCGCCGAGCTGACCCCACACTATGGCGCTGACTGCCCGATTGCCGTGGTGCATCGCGCCAGTTGGCCGGATCAGGACTGGGTCACCGGCACACTGGCGGACATCGAGGAGAAGGTGCGGATCAAGGGATTTCGCCGCACCGCGCTGATTCTGGTGGGTCGGGTGCTGGGCAACGACGTATTCAGCGAGTCATCGCTGTATCGCGCCGGCCACGCCCATCTGTTCAGGCCCTAG
- a CDS encoding IS3 family transposase (programmed frameshift), translating into MTRKRNRFDDSYKLEVVKMVRDQGLTVPQVCQDQNLGETAVRRWIRQYDAEQLGQAGIGNPLTAEQQRIRQLEQENRQLKTDNDILKKGYRLLCPRTEVTYRLVRQLQQKAYPVAHVCRLLNVSRSGFYEAQNRAQRPARLSCPIVAQLKAAFAASDGCSGSRPLTRALRAKGMKIGLYKVRRLMRANGLRSAWKPKFVHTTDSKHDLPIAENVLNRQFEPQAMNTAWVADITYIRTRSGWLYLAVVLDLFSRKVVGWAMAPNMPAELVCSAMQMAVAQRQPPPGLIAHSDRGSQYASALYRSLLARHAMQQSMSRKGNCWDNAVMERFFLSLKMERVWRRNYANHGEATRDITQYIVGYYNNERLHSKLGYLPPTVYERTMASKPPIEVSGIS; encoded by the exons ATGACCAGAAAACGCAACAGGTTTGATGACAGCTACAAATTGGAAGTCGTGAAGATGGTCAGGGATCAGGGCCTGACCGTTCCGCAGGTTTGCCAGGACCAGAATCTCGGTGAGACGGCTGTACGACGGTGGATCCGCCAGTACGACGCCGAGCAGTTGGGCCAGGCCGGGATTGGAAATCCGCTGACGGCTGAGCAGCAGCGCATTCGGCAGTTGGAGCAGGAAAACCGGCAGCTCAAGACGGACAACGACATCTTAAAAAAGG GCTACCGCCTTCTTTGCCCGCGAACTGAAGTGACGTATCGGCTGGTTCGGCAACTGCAACAGAAGGCTTATCCGGTGGCGCATGTCTGTCGTTTGCTGAACGTCAGTCGGTCGGGGTTTTACGAAGCCCAGAACCGTGCACAAAGGCCTGCTCGGCTCAGTTGCCCCATCGTCGCGCAGCTCAAGGCAGCTTTTGCCGCAAGCGACGGCTGCTCCGGCAGCCGCCCATTGACCAGGGCCCTGCGGGCCAAGGGCATGAAAATAGGCCTCTATAAAGTCCGCCGACTGATGCGAGCCAACGGTTTGCGCTCGGCGTGGAAACCCAAGTTTGTGCATACGACCGACAGCAAGCATGACCTGCCAATCGCCGAGAATGTGTTGAACCGTCAGTTTGAGCCGCAGGCTATGAATACCGCTTGGGTCGCCGACATTACCTACATCCGAACGCGCAGCGGCTGGCTCTACCTGGCCGTCGTACTGGACTTGTTCTCACGCAAGGTGGTGGGCTGGGCGATGGCCCCCAACATGCCTGCAGAGCTGGTGTGCAGCGCGATGCAGATGGCCGTCGCCCAGCGTCAACCTCCACCTGGCCTGATCGCCCACTCCGATCGCGGCAGCCAATATGCGAGTGCACTCTACAGATCGCTGCTGGCCAGACACGCCATGCAGCAAAGCATGAGCCGTAAAGGTAACTGCTGGGATAATGCGGTGATGGAACGTTTCTTCCTGAGCCTGAAAATGGAGCGGGTATGGCGGCGCAATTACGCTAACCATGGCGAAGCGACACGCGACATCACTCAATACATCGTTGGGTATTACAACAACGAGCGGCTGCACTCGAAACTGGGGTACCTGCCACCGACCGTTTACGAACGGACGATGGCGTCGAAACCACCTATCGAGGTGTCCGGAATTAGTTGA
- a CDS encoding cobalamin biosynthesis protein has product MNDSRDRPLWVVGLGCQRGCSALELRQLMDDSLRELRLGLSDIAALASIEGKSAEAGMLELAQTLGLTVGFFCAGDLAAYAPQLTYRSDIAFERTGCYGVAESAALAMATRLTGSAATLVIPRRKSPHATFALATATVRAGSTS; this is encoded by the coding sequence GTGAATGATTCGCGCGACCGACCGCTGTGGGTGGTCGGTCTGGGCTGCCAGCGCGGTTGTTCAGCGCTGGAGCTTCGGCAGTTGATGGATGACTCTCTGCGCGAGTTGCGCCTTGGGCTGAGTGACATTGCTGCCCTCGCCTCGATTGAGGGCAAATCGGCTGAAGCGGGAATGCTGGAACTGGCTCAGACGCTGGGCCTGACGGTCGGATTCTTCTGTGCGGGTGACCTGGCGGCCTACGCGCCACAGCTGACTTACCGCTCGGACATCGCTTTTGAGCGCACCGGCTGCTACGGCGTGGCGGAAAGCGCGGCGTTGGCGATGGCGACCCGGTTGACCGGCTCGGCGGCAACGCTGGTCATCCCCCGCCGAAAAAGCCCCCATGCGACGTTCGCATTGGCAACCGCAACCGTTAGGGCTGGCTCGACCTCGTAG
- a CDS encoding CbtA family protein, which yields MFKRIAQTAGFTGLLAALLLTLLQSVSVAPLILQAETYEKAPTTEIHEHAEGAMAGHVHDAEAWEPEDGWQRVLSTTGGNLVVAVGFALMLAALYTLRTPTSAREGVLWGLAGYAVFVLAPTLGLPPELPGTVAADLTQRQIWWVGTAASTATGLALIVFAKHWALKVLGAMILVVPHIVGAPQPAVHSALAPEALEAQFKIASLLTNAVFWIALGWISAWLFRRSETPATQPGLNPAL from the coding sequence ATGTTCAAGCGAATTGCGCAAACGGCCGGGTTTACCGGACTGCTCGCCGCGCTGTTGTTGACGCTGCTGCAAAGCGTCTCGGTGGCGCCACTGATCCTGCAGGCGGAGACCTACGAAAAGGCCCCGACCACTGAGATCCACGAGCACGCCGAGGGTGCGATGGCCGGCCACGTCCATGACGCCGAAGCCTGGGAGCCGGAAGACGGCTGGCAGCGCGTGCTGTCCACCACTGGCGGCAATCTGGTGGTGGCGGTCGGATTCGCCTTGATGCTGGCGGCGCTGTACACCCTGCGCACGCCGACGAGCGCTCGAGAAGGCGTGCTCTGGGGATTGGCCGGTTATGCCGTGTTCGTGCTGGCGCCAACACTGGGCCTACCGCCTGAACTGCCCGGCACCGTCGCAGCGGACCTGACCCAACGGCAGATCTGGTGGGTCGGCACTGCCGCCTCCACGGCTACAGGCCTGGCGTTGATAGTGTTTGCCAAACACTGGGCGCTGAAAGTGTTGGGCGCAATGATTCTGGTGGTGCCGCATATCGTCGGCGCCCCGCAGCCGGCGGTGCATTCGGCACTCGCCCCGGAAGCCCTTGAGGCGCAATTCAAGATTGCGTCGCTGCTGACCAACGCGGTTTTCTGGATTGCCCTGGGCTGGATCAGCGCCTGGCTGTTTCGCCGCAGTGAAACGCCGGCGACGCAGCCCGGGTTGAACCCCGCACTGTGA
- a CDS encoding CbtB domain-containing protein, whose product MSISTPRQTSGTSTTTTTIVASTQSQRLVAAASAMFLGAFLVYFAGFSHIDAVHNAAHDTRHSSAFPCH is encoded by the coding sequence ATGTCCATCAGCACACCCCGCCAGACGTCCGGCACCAGCACAACCACCACGACGATCGTTGCGAGCACGCAAAGCCAGCGCCTTGTCGCCGCCGCCAGCGCGATGTTTCTCGGTGCGTTTCTGGTGTACTTCGCCGGCTTCTCCCATATCGATGCGGTGCACAACGCGGCACACGACACCCGTCACAGCTCCGCCTTCCCTTGCCATTGA
- the cobW gene encoding cobalamin biosynthesis protein CobW, which translates to MKTLAKLPVTIVTGFLGSGKTTLLRHMLDNAEGRRIAVIVNEFGELGIDGDILKQCTIGCTEEEALGRVYELANGCLCCTVQEEFFPVMQELVARRGDLDHILIETSGLALPKPLVQAFQWPEIRNACTVDAVITVVDSPAVLAGTFAAFPDQVDAQRKLDPNLDHESPLHELFADQLASADLVVLNKADMLDADALAAVRAEVSEELPPAVKIVEANRGQLPISVLLGLGAESELHIDGRKTHHDHHEGDDADDHDHDAFDSISITLPQADESLLLDALTQAVVQHGILRVKGFAAIPGKPMRLLVQGVGTRFDKHFDRAWKADEARETHLVLIGQELDAGVLEAQLRDAVSLRDAVSGIKG; encoded by the coding sequence ATGAAAACACTGGCCAAACTCCCCGTCACCATCGTCACCGGCTTTCTCGGCTCGGGCAAAACCACCTTGCTGCGGCATATGCTCGACAACGCCGAAGGCCGACGCATCGCCGTCATCGTCAATGAATTCGGCGAACTGGGCATCGACGGCGACATCCTCAAGCAATGCACCATCGGCTGCACCGAAGAAGAAGCGCTTGGCCGCGTGTACGAGCTGGCCAACGGCTGCCTGTGCTGCACCGTTCAGGAAGAGTTCTTCCCGGTGATGCAGGAACTGGTGGCCCGTCGTGGCGACCTTGATCACATCCTCATTGAAACCTCGGGTCTGGCCCTGCCGAAACCGCTGGTGCAAGCCTTCCAGTGGCCGGAAATCCGCAACGCCTGCACCGTCGATGCCGTGATCACCGTGGTTGACAGCCCGGCCGTGCTCGCCGGCACCTTCGCCGCGTTCCCGGATCAGGTCGACGCCCAGCGCAAGCTTGATCCGAACCTGGACCACGAATCGCCGTTGCACGAGCTGTTCGCCGATCAACTGGCCAGTGCCGATCTCGTCGTGCTGAACAAGGCCGACATGCTCGACGCCGACGCTCTGGCCGCCGTGCGCGCGGAAGTCTCGGAAGAACTGCCGCCGGCAGTAAAAATCGTCGAAGCGAACAGGGGCCAGCTGCCGATCAGCGTATTGCTGGGCCTGGGCGCTGAATCCGAGCTGCACATAGACGGCCGCAAGACCCACCACGATCACCATGAAGGCGACGACGCTGACGATCATGACCATGACGCCTTCGACTCGATTTCCATCACGCTGCCCCAGGCCGATGAGTCGCTGTTGCTCGATGCCCTGACCCAGGCCGTCGTGCAGCACGGCATCCTGCGGGTCAAAGGCTTTGCCGCCATTCCCGGCAAACCCATGCGTCTGCTGGTGCAGGGCGTCGGCACACGCTTCGACAAGCATTTCGACCGCGCCTGGAAAGCAGACGAAGCCCGCGAAACCCACCTGGTGCTGATCGGCCAGGAACTGGATGCGGGCGTCCTTGAAGCGCAATTGCGCGATGCGGTCTCATTGCGTGACGCGGTCTCCGGGATCAAAGGCTAA